The following are encoded in a window of Borrelia hispanica CRI genomic DNA:
- a CDS encoding variable large family protein: MCLRGSKRWRGKVDLAKKNSFLESLVAIGEGFYEVFGVFGSAIGDVLGFHAVKSTDNRSEVGKHFEKMEKGLKSTKDKLDGLIKDITSTSHADTKVVEAVIKSSSEVVTELMTLVTNLAGVTKANTIIGDTATDAAAVAADLNDVKAIVENVKKIIELANKSGVQIEKGSEGAAVAAGANTNAPAVLNANAAAGAGAGPKLADEVAKADPWAMIDKIKISKTKTAGNASDNDSAGELATANAADANGAGAKSNADLAAAVALKAMTKTGKFSAVANEAGAVKAAATSAVNKVLGILDIIISKTVSSNLEKIREAVKGIKYSETSGVNSTKSDTTQATTTTK, encoded by the coding sequence ATGTGCTTACGGGGGAGTAAAAGGTGGAGAGGGAAGGTAGACTTAGCAAAGAAGAATAGTTTTTTAGAGTCATTAGTTGCGATCGGAGAAGGATTTTATGAGGTTTTTGGCGTTTTTGGGAGTGCTATTGGGGATGTGTTAGGATTTCATGCTGTTAAATCTACAGATAATAGAAGTGAAGTGGGAAAACATTTTGAAAAGATGGAAAAAGGATTAAAGAGTACTAAGGATAAATTAGATGGATTAATAAAAGATATAACCTCTACTTCACATGCTGATACCAAAGTAGTTGAGGCTGTTATTAAAAGTTCTAGTGAAGTGGTGACAGAGTTAATGACTCTTGTAACCAATCTAGCTGGTGTTACTAAAGCTAACACTATTATTGGTGATACTGCTACTGATGCTGCCGCAGTGGCTGCTGATTTAAATGATGTTAAGGCTATAGTTGAAAATGTAAAAAAAATTATTGAATTAGCAAATAAATCTGGAGTACAGATTGAAAAAGGAAGTGAAGGTGCTGCTGTTGCTGCTGGTGCTAATACTAATGCACCTGCTGTTCTTAATGCCAATGCTGCAGCTGGTGCTGGTGCCGGTCCTAAACTAGCAGATGAAGTGGCTAAAGCAGATCCATGGGCAATGATTGATAAGATAAAAATTTCTAAAACTAAAACTGCTGGTAATGCTTCTGATAATGATAGTGCTGGAGAACTAGCTACTGCTAATGCTGCTGATGCTAATGGAGCTGGAGCTAAGAGTAATGCCGACTTAGCAGCAGCAGTAGCTCTTAAAGCAATGACTAAAACTGGTAAATTTAGTGCTGTTGCTAATGAAGCTGGAGCAGTTAAGGCAGCAGCAACAAGTGCAGTAAATAAGGTATTAGGGATACTTGATATAATAATTAGTAAAACAGTAAGTAGTAATCTAGAAAAGATAAGAGAAGCAGTGAAGGGAATAAAATACTCTGAAACTAGTGGAGTTAATTCTACTAAATCTGATACTACTCAAGCTACAACCACTACTAAATAA
- a CDS encoding complement regulator-acquiring protein: MRKNLFILLILGLVSCNLDSKLLDNKGRPDDFLKDVVNNVQGDEQIKEDVVNKVSVKKVVREDSVIKDEKGELISAIINDIDNVMGLLNQDKAEVEDANQYGMKDEVFKLVLNAVNNKKLDPYDNKEVRRLFYSSLLYNKERIKDFAEILKKVESDNTNKGTWIYDIMNAVVVALQFDFERIINKLEKNREQLDKLSLVDLREIKSKLEEMQLQKLNWRKAVDSLISSYKAKTDGIDSDSKKLIEHIDKRYKDLIKVKIPGMKAVSNRIISILDNN, translated from the coding sequence GTGAGAAAAAATTTATTTATATTATTAATTTTAGGATTAGTATCTTGTAATTTGGATTCTAAATTATTGGATAATAAAGGAAGACCTGATGATTTTTTAAAAGATGTTGTGAATAACGTTCAAGGTGATGAACAAATAAAAGAAGATGTTGTTAATAAAGTTTCCGTTAAAAAAGTAGTAAGAGAAGATTCTGTAATAAAAGATGAGAAAGGGGAATTAATATCTGCTATTATAAATGATATTGATAATGTTATGGGATTATTAAATCAAGATAAGGCTGAAGTTGAGGATGCAAATCAATATGGTATGAAGGATGAAGTGTTTAAATTAGTGTTAAATGCTGTTAATAATAAGAAATTAGATCCTTATGATAATAAGGAAGTAAGACGATTATTTTATTCCTCTTTGTTATACAATAAAGAAAGAATAAAAGATTTTGCAGAAATTCTTAAAAAAGTAGAATCGGATAATACAAATAAGGGTACATGGATTTACGATATAATGAATGCTGTAGTAGTAGCTCTTCAGTTTGATTTTGAGAGAATAATTAATAAATTAGAAAAGAATAGGGAGCAACTTGATAAATTAAGTCTTGTTGATTTAAGAGAAATTAAGTCCAAGCTTGAAGAAATGCAATTACAGAAATTAAATTGGAGGAAAGCCGTAGATAGTCTTATTTCATCTTATAAAGCTAAGACAGATGGAATTGATTCTGATAGTAAGAAATTGATAGAGCATATTGATAAAAGATATAAAGATCTTATTAAAGTTAAAATTCCCGGAATGAAGGCGGTATCTAATAGGATTATATCTATTCTAGATAATAATTAA